The Bradysia coprophila strain Holo2 unplaced genomic scaffold, BU_Bcop_v1 contig_297, whole genome shotgun sequence DNA window AAATCCATGTCGAACGTATAAGTGTTTCCAACTTCTTGAGGACATTCCGTACTATCACAGGCATCTGTCTCATAACTGGCAATTGCGCCTGGTATTGTCACAGATGGAATACCCACTCCGATCTGTTTTCGATCAGTATTCCCAATTCCAACACCACCCAACTGTCCGTGAAATGTTCCTGATGTCATTGGAACTGTTGCGTTGTATTTTATTCCGAAATTACTTTGCGTGCCAGTAACCATACCGCAACAGTCGGGAATTTTGCAACCGGGTGTGTCATAGCATGGTCCCATCCAAAAATCGAGTATCGGTGTTTTTGCTGATTTAAAAGTGAATAAATTGGAGTGAAATCAATATATTGCTTAGTGCCCTCACATGGTTCGCCACAAGATGCAGATTgatggaattttaatttttgcggtCCTTCGCGTAGTTGACAACTGGCGAACTGTGTGAATCAAATAGCATATTTTGTACATTAAGATTTGATAA harbors:
- the LOC119078451 gene encoding uncharacterized protein LOC119078451; protein product: MKAMIVNLAILLIGVQFASCQLREGPQKLKFHQSASCGEPSKTPILDFWMGPCYDTPGCKIPDCCGMVTGTQSNFGIKYNATVPMTSGTFHGQLGGVGIGNTDRKQIGVGIPSVTIPGAIASYETDACDSTECPQEVGNTYTFDMDFKFPTSALTTAFVNCHYVVRIESDDADTPALCYGCYGRLINSNLFPRLRKLLKETIRNPVSILKNPLGVLTDPEGLLVLPGF